The nucleotide sequence CTGCTTTGAACCCATCGATGCAAGGCTTCAAAGCTATAAAAAACTTGGAGAACTTGACTTCACCTTCGGCTGATACCTCTGTATCTATCTCCACAACACTGCCAGGTGACCTCTTTTCCACCTATGCTTTGAAATTGTAAAGCATCCTAAATGTATTTGCCCAATCACCATATAAATTTTTCATTGCCCTTTGTTTTGCCTTCCACACTGTGGTATATTTCAGTTTAATGGGGTACATATTTTCCAAGTCTACTTTGAGTTTCTTCGCAGTAGTGTTTGGTGTTTTGGCTAAAATTGGGGTGCTCTTTTCTGCAACCCAAAGTTGTGATGTCATGGTTGATACTCTCTGTGAACTTGTAATACAAGTATGTTGATTGGGGATTTGGTTAACCCTGACAGTACTACCATCAGGTTGTAGTCTAGCAGCTATGTACCACTTGCAAGGCTTCACACTACCATCAAATCCTCTGCACCTCGCATAAAAATTCTTTCTATCAGTCCAAACAGTCTTGGCATCAAACTCATGTTTCACTGCATAATTCTTGAAACACATCCTAAACTCCTTCATGCTTGGGAACAATTTGCCTACTTCAATGACAGGGTTTTCTTTGTCATACACATGCACCAGCTCATCATCATGTGCATCATCTACTTCATCTGCAGCTTGTTCCATCAACTGTCCATCTACTTCTTCATTAGCATTAGCAGGCAAACTAGATTCGCCCCTCTCCTGCTTATCTTTGTCATCGACTGGAATGCCAAAAAGTTTGGCCATCTCAATGTCAGGCATTGGTGCAATGACCAAATCAGTAGGCTCATCTAATTCAACTACATTCCAATCAACAGTTGTTGCAGTTTCAGTTTTAGTTCCAGTCACCTGTCCCTCTTCGGCTATTACTGTAAGTTCAGTACACATGGGAATCAATGGCCTCTGTGTAGCCCAATCATCATCTACCATCTGCGCAACCAATTGTGATGGCACATATCCAACCTTCGAAAAAATGTTCAGATCAACGAGCTTAGCAAAAAAATTAGCCCGTTTGCTTGTCCAACCGTTTTGCCGATCGATTTCTTCAACAATTTGTTCACCATCTTCTATTCCCACATACTCTCCTTTCCAATCATCAAACCGCAACAGTGATACTTCTTGCTCTGGACCCCAAACAATATTCTCCCCAATTTTTCCACCCATGCCGTCTCTCGCATGTTTTGTAGAACTTGCGGATCAATCTCTGTAAACTCAACCTCCCATTTAACAATTGTGTCTCTCTCAATGTTCTGTATGCTACCATCCACTAATTTTTCCTTTGATGGAAAGAAATTGACTGCCAATTCGAGGGTCCGAGCGGCAGCATCCCCTCTGTCAGTGGCGGACAGTGTGAGCCCGTGAGAAAGAGCAGACGAGGCCCTAATTGCATGCAAATGGGATCGGAGAGAGGCGCATTACCTATGCGAAGTTGAATCTGGCGGCTCCCGCTCAGTATGCCCACGGGCTCCCCTCACAACCTATCGATTCAGCAAGCGAAAACAGAGGAAACGAGATGAGATCTACGGGTCCGAGAGAGGAACGGGAGGGCGACTAGGGTTCGAATTCACTCACCATTTTCGGAGGACGAAGGCTCCGTCGCCGTTGAGAACGAGggctccgccgccgccatcgagaatgcaagatccgccgccgccggagaagAGGGGGCGGGGGGCAGAGTGGCGAGCCCGGCACGGTCGGGCGGCAGGGCACGGTCAGCTGTTTTGAGGAACAATTAAGTTGGACCCACATGTCCTAACATATAAACGGACGGGCTTGGTTGACGACCAATTTAACCACATTTAACACCCCATGTGGCCAGTGGCGTAGCCAGCCCAATAAATCAGGGTGGTCCATCAATAGAAATATTTACATAAGTTTATTTATTTTCAAAGAAATATTTTTTACTACACTATATACAAGCTATGGGGAAATTCCAGGGTGGTCCATGGACCACCCTGGCCACCCGCTAGCTACGCCACTGCATGTGGCCCTGGGCTATTTACACGCTCAAATGTGTCGCATCACAGCCATTCATTCCAACAACGTCGCACTCCTTCCAATTCGCATCAAAAATGTTGCACAGGAGCTATTGGCCCATATCAACTCATTGCTAGTCATCCAGGCGTACCCTCATGGAGATCACATCAAAGGAAAAATGGTGGCTGCGCCTTTGTACAACAGGAAATTGTTATCACATGTAGAGCGTGAGAAGCCATCAGCACTTGGATGGGTGACACCACCGGCCGGCTGGGCTGCGCTCAACATCGATGGGTCCTTTTCTACCAAGGACGGAACTGCAGGAGCTGGCATGGTCCTTCGGGATGAACATGGAGATATTATTTTTTTCGTCTTGTCGTGAGTTAAGGCAGTGTGCATCACCACTAGAATCTGAACTTGCTGCATGTTCAGAAGGCATCTCCCTGGCTACCCAGTGGTCTGAGCTGCCTTTTGTGATTCAAACGGACTGCGCAGAAGTGGTAAAACTAATTGAAGGAGGTATTGGCGACCGATCGGAGCATATGATGTTGATCCGCGAGATTACTTCACGTTTTCGGGAACATGGTGAATTCTTAGTTAAGCTTGTGAGGCGTGAACGAAACGTTGTTAGTCATTTTTTAGCGAACTTTGGTTGAATAAAAAAGCGCACTGCAGTGTGGCTTCATTCTGGGCCGGACGAGATTCCGGACCTATGTAATGCAAACATGGTTGCCACTTAATTAGTGAATTCCCCTTTTTCCTCgcaaaaaaatgttcacaatagCGTATTTGTATAAGGAGCCCCTTAGTTGACGAGCATTCACCAATCGCCAGGAGGGGGTGGCATTTGTGACCAATTTCACTGGCATTTTTATTTGTGAAGGGACAATTTATTTAGAGCTGAGATGACAGTTTCTATGAGAGAAGACACCTTTTCATTTAAAACTGCCACCGTTTGATCTCGTTTTAGAACTAAAATTGCCATTAGTAGAGGTTTGTTTGCCACCCCTCTTCCGGTCGCCAGATAGGATTTCCATTATAAAATGTCTGTTTGCATGTACTTCCTCCGTTGGGCCATCttctattttgaaacggaggaaGTATTTTATACGGGTGTTCACACTTTTTTTTGGTACATGAAAAGCTAAAGAAAACTGAATCATTTTTTTTTGAAAGACAAAGAAAACTGAACCATAAAAAATGAAACTGAAGGGGAAAAAGAGAGCACAAGAAAACAAGAAAACGAGGGAAACCGCGTCTGTTCCGCGCGTTGGACGCGGAACAGAGAATCTGCCAGGAACGCGGCCGCAGGTCGTCACCCCGACGACCCAGTTCAGGTCAAGCCACTGCTCCGTCGCCGTCGGTCACTCCAACCAAGAAACCATCCCCAAATCTACAAAGCTCCGCTCCGCCCATGGATCCACCTCCACCCCTCCACCCCTCCCCCGCTCGCCGTTCCTCTGCCTCGTGCAGTCCTGCCTTCTTCCCCCTAGTCACCACTCCCTGCCGCCCAGGCGACCAGACCGGCGACGgtctggcggcggcggcggcggctacagTTGAACCGAGAAGGTGGCCGCGGCGACTGCAGCTGAAGCAGAGGGTGGCCGGCGGCTTGACGGCCGGGAGGCAGACCGCGGGCGGACTCCGACGGAGCTCGGTTCAGAACTGCAGAGCAGATTGCGTGGTAACCAGCCTCCATCAACTGCTCCTCATATATGTCGTCGTTGCTGCAGCCTTGCACGCTGATTTGGGTCCATCAACCATCGGATGGTGGTAAACCATCAGAGGACAGGTTTTCCACCAATCTGTGCCAAGCACTAGTAGTCTAGTGACTAATATAGATGATGTTTCTTCACTCATTTTTGTGTGTGTGTTACTGAGTGGAATTGCTATGCCCTGTAGAACCGTAAGGTGGCTTTATGCTCTCCTTGAATTTTGGGGTCTTTCTTTAGTGGTTATCCTGTGATCTGATGGAAAGAGATCTCGCACAATCTAGTATCATGGTTGTGTGCAACACCGCATGGTCCATCTAGTAATGAAAGAATAATTATTGTATAAAGATTTAGATCATAAAACTCATGATGAGTAGTAACCTCATTGAAATGAGGCAACTTCTGTATATTGCAGTTGTGATATTAAATTTAAAGCATGCCTAATATCATCAGAGATTTCAGTTTTTCTGGATAAGGTTACTGTGTGTACTCTGTACTGTGCCCACTGGTCACACGGAGGATGGCGTGATGTGTAAAAAGCTATGTTCTTTGTGTGGAAAGGAAATCACATCCATCTTTCGGTTTGTCCCTCTATGGTTAGCATGGTTAAACAAAAGCACAGTGGAGGAGAATAATTCTGTTGGCTGTATGACCATATTGGTTTTCAGTGAAATGAAAGCTGGGAGCCATGCTCTTTTTTGTCGAGAATAAAAGAGAGTACAATAGAGGTTGTTGCCGGACATGTTATGAGCAGAAGATAATTAAGCTCAGTTCATCAAATTGGCTAAAACGATTTAAATACTAAGCAACAATATTGTGGTGTTTAGCCTTCTTTATAAACACAATCTGACACGTTTTGTCCAATATGCCACATTATGCCCAAGCTGAAACTGATATAACTTGTTTGGTGTTGCTGTTTTTTCAGAACTGAATGGCTGAGGCTATACTTCTCGCTGTGTCAAAGATTGGGACAGTCGTTTTGAATGAAGCTGTCTTGGCTGTCATTGACAAGCTGTCGACGAAGGTTGATAATCTGAAGGAATTGCCAGCAAAGATTAAAAGAATCGACATAGAACTGAAGACGATGAATGATGTAATTCAAGATTTGGGTACAACACATCTCAGCAACAATGTCGTCAGGGGTTGGATTGGACATGTGAGGAAGCTGGCCTACCATGTCGAGGATGTGATTGACAAGTACTCTTATGAGGCTCTTAAGCTCAAGGATGAAGGCTTCCTACATCGGTACATCTTCAGAGGTTCACGCCATATAAAGGTCTTCAGTAAAATTGCTGAGGAAGTTATACGGATAGAGGATGAGATCAGGCAGGTCAAAGGACTGCCTACTTATTGGAGCAACACAGTCCAACCCATAAGAAATGAGCATGTAGAGATTGATAGGCAGAGATGTGGAGGCTGCTTCCTGGAACGTGTTAGTGATGAGGATCTTGTCGGAATTGATGAAAACAGGAGCAAGTTGACCGAATGGCTGGCCACCGATGAGAAAGAAAACACAGTGATTACAGTTTCTGGTATGGGAGGCTTGGGGAAAACAACTCTTGTGAAAAATGTGTATGATCGGGAGAAAGCCAACTTCCCTGATGCTCATGCTTGGATTGTGGTGTCACGGGCATATAATGTAGGTGATTTGTTGAAGACATTGCTCACGAAGATACAACAACACACACAAGAGTCACCGCCGCCGTCACCTCTTAGGACGGACGCCAAACCTGATGTTTTTGAGCTAAAAGAGGCGATAAAGAAGATACTGCAAGATAGGAAGTGCTTGATCGTGCTTGATGATGTGTGGAATCCAGAAGCATATAGTCTGATGTGCAGTGCATTTCAGGGTCTCCAAGGAAGCCGTGTTATGATCACGACACGGAGGGAAGATGTTGCGGCTCTTGCTCTAGTGAGCCGTCGCCTACAACTCCAGCCATTGGGTAGAGACGAGTCATTTAAGCTATTCTGCTCAAGGGCTTTCCACAACACCCCAGACCGCAAGTGCCCTCCGGAACTTGAGAAGGTGGCTGGTGATGTAGTTAAGAGGTGTCATGGCCTGCCATTGACCATTGTATCTTCTGGCAGCCTATTGTCCACGAAGCAGCCGACACAGCATGCCTGGAATCACATGTACAATCATCTCCGGAGCGAACTACAGGCAAATAACCATGTCCAAGCTATACTTAATCTGAGCTACCATGACTTGCCAGGTGATCTCAGGAACTGCTTCCTGTACTGCAGCTTGTTCCCTGAAGACTATGCAATGTCACGGGAGAACCTTGTGCGGTTGTGGGTTGCTGAAGGGTTTGCGATGAAGAAAGATAACAGCACGCCGGAGGAAGTGGCTGAGGGGAATCTCATGGAACTCATCGGTCGGAATATGTTGGAAGTTGTGGAGAGGGATGAGCTCTTCAGGGTTAGTAAATGTAAGATGCATGACATTGTCCGAGACCTGGCCCTGGTTATTGCTAAAGAGGAGAGGTTTGGTTCCGCGAATGATCAAGGCGAAATGATGCGTGTGGATAAAGAAGTTCGCCGGTTTTCAACATGTGGTTGGAGAGACAGTAACACAGTTGCTACAGAAGTGGAATTTCCACGACTCCGGACCGTCATCTCGCTTGGGGCAACTTCATCCTCCACCAGCATGATTTCCTCAGTTTTGTCTGGATCCAGCTACCTTACTGTTCTCGAGCTTCAAGATTCTGCAATCAACCAACTGCCAGTATCCATTGGGAATCTGTTCAATCTCCGCTACATTGGCTTAAGGCGCACAAATGTTCAGTCACTGCCAGACACTATTGAAAAACTCTCAAACCTGGAGACATTGGACGTCAAGCAAACAAGAATAGAAAAGCTACCACCTGGAATTGTGAAGGTTGCCAAGCTACAGCACCTTTTAGCTGACAGATTTGCTGATGAGAAGCAGGCGCAGTTCAGGTACTTTGTCGGAGTGGAAGCACCGAAAATGATTTCCAACTTTAAAGAACTGCAAACTCTTGAGACCGTCCATGCCAGCAAAGACTTGTCGCTAGAGCTGAAGAAAATGAGCAAGTTGCAGACTGTATGGATTGATGACATCAATGCATCTAACTGTGATGACCTTTTCAAGACCCTCTCAGATATGCCTCTACTTTCCAGCTTACTTCTCTGTGCATGTGATGAGAAGGAGACACTTTCTTTCCAAGCACTCAAGCCAACGTCTGAAAAGCTTCATAGACTGATCATCAGAGGCGGCTGGGCTGCTGGGACACTCAAGTGCCCAATATTTAAGGACCATGGAAAGAATCTCAAGTATCTGGCTCTAAGCTGGTGCAATCTGGGGACGGAAGACCCGCTGCAGCTGTTGTCATCTCATCTGTCAGCGCTCACTTATCTCAGTCTTAACAGGGTGAGCAGTGCAGGTACATTGGTCCTTTCTGCTGGGTGCTTCTCTGAGCTGAAGACACTTGTCTTGAAGAACATGCCTGATGTCAAGCAACTGGAGATTAAAGAGGGCGCCATTCCATGCATTGATGGGATCTACATCGTGTCACTCTCGGAGCTGAGTATGGTCCCTTGTGGCATCGAAGCCCTTGGATCTCTCAAGAAGCTCTGGATGTTGTACCTCCACAAGGGCTTCAAGGATGACTGGGATCAGAAGGAGATGCACAACAAGATGAAGCATGTCCTAGAGCTCCGTGCCTAGTCTTGCTCTTTTTGTGTCCTCCCGTTGTCTTCTGCTGCTGGAGGTCTGTACTTTGTTGTAATCTTTAATTTTTCTGTCATGCTGCTCTAGACTCTTTTGGGTAGTGCTAATAGGTTTTTGCCCCGTAGTGGGTGCTCGAGAGCAGCACTCAGCAGCGGGTTTCCTATTAGTGCCCAAACCTGCTATCTTCATTTCCATTCCCTCTATTGTTGTATTGTAAATTTGTAATGAACTGGTTATTTTGATCAATTAATGAAAACGGGCTTAGCCCAGTTGGCAAAAGTATCGGCAACCTCCTTCGGTAATTAAATATCATATTAATTTCTTATACATTGTAAGTGTGCACGCTTCTAATTATTTGTAGTGAGTCCTATGGTACTGTGATGGTATCAACAGCTCTTAATTTCTTTGCAACTGCATCTTATCCTTCATTGTTTGTTGTTTCTGTAATAACTCGTGAAAAACACCAATTCCTTGCTGCCAGGAACTAAAATGATTGAGTTTGCTTGATGtttcatactccctccgttccaaaatacttgtcgtggttttagttcaaaccCACGACAAGTATTTTCAGTGAGGGAGT is from Triticum urartu cultivar G1812 unplaced genomic scaffold, Tu2.1 TuUngrouped_contig_5170, whole genome shotgun sequence and encodes:
- the LOC125528867 gene encoding disease resistance protein RPM1-like; this translates as MAEAILLAVSKIGTVVLNEAVLAVIDKLSTKVDNLKELPAKIKRIDIELKTMNDVIQDLGTTHLSNNVVRGWIGHVRKLAYHVEDVIDKYSYEALKLKDEGFLHRYIFRGSRHIKVFSKIAEEVIRIEDEIRQVKGLPTYWSNTVQPIRNEHVEIDRQRCGGCFLERVSDEDLVGIDENRSKLTEWLATDEKENTVITVSGMGGLGKTTLVKNVYDREKANFPDAHAWIVVSRAYNVGDLLKTLLTKIQQHTQESPPPSPLRTDAKPDVFELKEAIKKILQDRKCLIVLDDVWNPEAYSLMCSAFQGLQGSRVMITTRREDVAALALVSRRLQLQPLGRDESFKLFCSRAFHNTPDRKCPPELEKVAGDVVKRCHGLPLTIVSSGSLLSTKQPTQHAWNHMYNHLRSELQANNHVQAILNLSYHDLPGDLRNCFLYCSLFPEDYAMSRENLVRLWVAEGFAMKKDNSTPEEVAEGNLMELIGRNMLEVVERDELFRVSKCKMHDIVRDLALVIAKEERFGSANDQGEMMRVDKEVRRFSTCGWRDSNTVATEVEFPRLRTVISLGATSSSTSMISSVLSGSSYLTVLELQDSAINQLPVSIGNLFNLRYIGLRRTNVQSLPDTIEKLSNLETLDVKQTRIEKLPPGIVKVAKLQHLLADRFADEKQAQFRYFVGVEAPKMISNFKELQTLETVHASKDLSLELKKMSKLQTVWIDDINASNCDDLFKTLSDMPLLSSLLLCACDEKETLSFQALKPTSEKLHRLIIRGGWAAGTLKCPIFKDHGKNLKYLALSWCNLGTEDPLQLLSSHLSALTYLSLNRVSSAGTLVLSAGCFSELKTLVLKNMPDVKQLEIKEGAIPCIDGIYIVSLSELSMVPCGIEALGSLKKLWMLYLHKGFKDDWDQKEMHNKMKHVLELRA